One window of the Hoplias malabaricus isolate fHopMal1 chromosome Y, fHopMal1.hap1, whole genome shotgun sequence genome contains the following:
- the LOC136677637 gene encoding muscleblind-like protein 1: protein MFNTGMFQYQQALTNMQFHQQAAFIPSGSILCMTPAASVVPMMHGASPATVSAATTSATSVPFATATANQIPIISADHLTSHKYVTQM from the exons ATGTTTAACACTGGAATGTTCCAGTATCAACAGGCCCTCACCAACATGCAGTTCCATCAACAGGCAGCCTTCATACCATCAG GCTCAATATTGTGCATGACACCTGCAGCGAGTGTTG TTCCCATGATGCACGGTGCTTCGCCAGCCACTGTGTCAGCAGCCACCACATCTGCCACAAGTGTCCCCTTCGCAACAGCCACAGCCAATCAG ATTCCAATAATATCTGCAGATCATCTGACTAGTCACAAGTATGTGACTCAGATGTAG